From Helicobacter sp. MIT 05-5293, one genomic window encodes:
- the pseF gene encoding pseudaminic acid cytidylyltransferase: protein MKKIAIIPARGGSQRIPQKNIKDFCGMPIIAYPIHTALESQLFDEVVVSTDSELIAQVAKNYGASVPFLRPKELSDHFTPTIPVITHAITALNLASEDLVCCIYPATPLLKADSLKRGFQELIECPHKMYAFCAVEYDYNPYRSFYVKDNEINMLFPQHQNTRSQDLDTLFHDAGQFYWGRVKAFMTNLPIFAKHSSAIVLKNYQVQDIDTPDDWAMAEIKYKIQSKSESA from the coding sequence GTGAAAAAAATCGCTATTATCCCTGCTCGAGGAGGAAGCCAACGCATTCCTCAAAAAAATATTAAAGATTTTTGCGGTATGCCTATCATCGCCTATCCTATCCACACAGCTTTAGAATCTCAACTTTTTGATGAAGTGGTTGTCAGCACAGATTCAGAGCTTATCGCTCAAGTCGCCAAAAACTATGGTGCGAGTGTCCCTTTCTTGCGCCCAAAAGAATTAAGTGATCATTTCACGCCTACAATCCCTGTCATCACTCATGCTATCACTGCCTTGAATCTTGCGTCTGAAGATTTAGTGTGTTGCATTTATCCGGCAACACCGCTTTTAAAGGCTGATTCTCTAAAGCGTGGATTCCAAGAATTGATAGAGTGTCCTCACAAAATGTATGCGTTTTGCGCAGTAGAATACGACTACAATCCCTACCGAAGCTTTTATGTAAAAGATAATGAAATCAATATGCTTTTTCCTCAACATCAAAACACGCGTTCGCAAGATTTGGATACTCTCTTCCACGATGCAGGGCAGTTTTATTGGGGACGCGTCAAAGCATTTATGACAAATCTGCCAATTTTTGCCAAACACTCAAGTGCCATTGTGCTTAAAAATTATCAAGTGCAAGATATTGATACGCCTGATGATTGGGCAATGGCGGAGATAAAATACAAGATTCAAAGCAAATCAGAATCTGCATAA
- the flgH gene encoding flagellar basal body L-ring protein FlgH: MLTRHIGIYLIGILALLIGLSPRYSLAFEPSMDFNAPDWVEERESADNDIPDIPRAGSLFGSGDRPLFSDRRAMKPDDLITVVITETANASFTSNKNYTGASGGNVTPPSIEYTGNNEEQKQLVQELNDQAAYNLIKGNNTSNFQGGGSTSRNEALNATITARIVKVLDNNTYFIHGRREVLVDGEKQILELSGVVRSFDISKDNTVQSKHIANAKIAYSSLGAISDTHRKKPSSDGIESLYPF, encoded by the coding sequence ATGCTCACACGACATATTGGAATATATCTCATAGGGATTTTAGCTCTTCTTATTGGACTATCTCCTCGATACAGTTTAGCTTTTGAGCCAAGTATGGATTTTAATGCTCCAGATTGGGTAGAAGAAAGAGAATCTGCAGATAATGACATACCCGATATTCCACGCGCAGGAAGTTTATTTGGCAGCGGTGATCGTCCATTGTTTTCAGACCGAAGAGCTATGAAACCCGATGACCTTATTACCGTAGTCATTACAGAAACAGCCAATGCTAGTTTTACTTCCAATAAAAACTATACCGGTGCGAGTGGAGGAAATGTAACGCCCCCAAGCATCGAATACACAGGTAATAATGAAGAACAAAAACAATTAGTGCAAGAGCTTAATGACCAAGCCGCTTATAACCTCATCAAAGGAAACAATACCTCAAATTTTCAAGGTGGCGGATCAACATCACGCAATGAAGCACTTAATGCGACCATTACCGCACGCATCGTAAAAGTTTTAGATAACAACACTTACTTTATTCATGGGAGACGAGAAGTGCTTGTTGATGGGGAAAAACAGATTCTCGAATTAAGCGGTGTGGTGCGCTCTTTTGATATTTCAAAAGATAATACCGTGCAAAGTAAGCATATCGCCAATGCAAAAATCGCTTACAGCTCGTTAGGAGCGATTAGCGACACACATCGCAAAAAACCTTCAAGCGATGGTATTGAATCTTTGTATCCTTTTTAA
- a CDS encoding DMT family transporter, producing MAFIYSPLSIGILAMLVSSFFFAVMGAEGKILSNHLSPIEIAFFRAFVMLLFLLPMVIGKPIKHAYQRKGGWWILTARAVAGGLSFVALFYNISTIALGTATAFAQSMPLYIVVLSIIFLKERIKWGVIAFTIIGFVGILLICDPRLDTLGAFNIFLGIVSGLGMAIAFLNLQALKDYFTSSFIIFFTGVVMCLVACIVSFVPFSPMSQAWVMPRGIEWLHLVLLGFFGTIGQYFLTKAYMNAPAGIISPIDYTRLVFSWILGLMLGDALPSLETALGIVLIIISGIGVGLPVFLHDMRNYRQRRKNG from the coding sequence ATGGCATTTATATATTCCCCTCTTAGTATCGGAATCCTTGCAATGCTTGTTTCGTCATTTTTCTTTGCCGTAATGGGTGCAGAGGGCAAGATCTTATCTAATCATCTTTCACCGATAGAAATTGCATTTTTCCGTGCGTTTGTGATGTTGTTATTTTTGTTGCCTATGGTTATTGGCAAACCTATTAAACACGCTTATCAACGCAAAGGTGGCTGGTGGATTCTCACTGCTAGAGCCGTAGCTGGAGGGCTTAGTTTTGTGGCGTTGTTTTACAATATCTCTACGATTGCCTTAGGGACAGCGACAGCATTTGCCCAAAGTATGCCTTTGTATATTGTAGTTCTTTCCATAATATTTTTAAAAGAGAGAATCAAATGGGGGGTGATTGCTTTTACAATCATTGGTTTTGTGGGAATCTTATTGATTTGTGATCCTCGATTGGATACATTGGGGGCATTTAATATTTTTTTAGGCATTGTGAGTGGTCTAGGAATGGCAATAGCCTTTTTGAATCTGCAGGCATTAAAGGATTATTTTACTTCATCATTTATCATCTTTTTTACCGGCGTGGTGATGTGTTTGGTCGCGTGTATTGTGTCGTTTGTGCCATTTTCGCCTATGTCGCAAGCGTGGGTGATGCCTAGAGGTATAGAGTGGTTGCATTTAGTGCTACTTGGATTCTTTGGCACAATCGGACAATATTTTCTCACTAAAGCTTATATGAATGCGCCTGCAGGTATTATTTCACCTATTGATTATACGCGTTTGGTTTTTAGCTGGATTCTAGGATTAATGCTTGGCGATGCCTTACCAAGCCTTGAGACAGCATTAGGTATCGTGCTGATTATTATTTCGGGTATCGGTGTGGGATTGCCTGTATTTTTGCATGATATGAGAAATTATAGACAAAGGAGAAAAAATGGATAA
- a CDS encoding CoA-binding protein: MDKINQAITTALLDAKILAIYGLSPNETKPSHIVSRYMQQKGYQIVPIYPKGESVLGEKIHTNLQSVIESQGRIDILVVFRQSSAVMRVAQEVLALPKGSIKGVWLQEGIKDENAKNMLEKAGIWVIEDCCIKKYYDYLQNHKEHLS, encoded by the coding sequence ATGGATAAAATAAATCAAGCCATTACGACAGCACTTTTAGACGCTAAGATTCTTGCCATTTATGGGTTAAGTCCTAATGAAACTAAGCCAAGCCATATTGTTTCGCGATATATGCAGCAAAAGGGTTATCAGATCGTGCCTATCTACCCTAAGGGTGAGAGTGTATTAGGAGAAAAGATACATACCAATCTCCAAAGTGTGATAGAATCTCAAGGTAGGATTGATATTTTGGTCGTTTTTCGTCAGTCCTCTGCTGTTATGAGGGTAGCACAAGAAGTGCTTGCTTTGCCAAAAGGTAGCATAAAGGGCGTGTGGTTGCAAGAAGGTATCAAAGATGAAAATGCCAAAAATATGCTTGAAAAAGCTGGTATATGGGTCATTGAGGATTGTTGTATTAAAAAATATTATGATTATCTTCAAAATCATAAAGAGCATTTGTCTTAA
- the ilvA gene encoding threonine ammonia-lyase produces MQNFVQHVREAKKRLDDLIVPTSLAYAPKLSQIAQASVYLKKENLQLTGAFKIRGAFNKIASLPQSIRQKGVIAASAGNHAQGVAYSSRHFGIPSVIVMPEATPLLKVGATKELGAEVVLAGDNYDEAYQKALQIAQERDLVFIHPFADEEVIAGQGTIALEMMEQMDNIDTVVVPVGGGGLIGGIAGAYKALKPSVRIVGVVAKGADAMKRSFEQGHIQKVDSVRTIADGIAVRDVNALNFELIQKYVDVMVSVDDEEIASAILFLIEKQKLVVEGAGAACVASVLRHKFDINPKENVALVLSGGNIDVSMLGLIIEKGLLKTHRKMKFEVCLVDKPGSLQNLTDILTKAGANIVQIDYDRTSATLEYGDALVTMALETKGKEHKELVFEQLRKNGYHFKEIN; encoded by the coding sequence ATGCAAAATTTTGTTCAGCATGTGAGAGAAGCAAAAAAGCGTTTAGATGATTTGATCGTCCCTACATCATTGGCTTATGCCCCTAAACTTTCTCAAATCGCTCAAGCATCGGTTTATTTGAAAAAGGAGAATCTTCAGCTGACAGGGGCATTTAAGATTCGAGGGGCATTTAATAAAATCGCAAGTTTGCCTCAAAGTATTCGTCAAAAAGGTGTGATTGCTGCAAGCGCAGGGAATCACGCTCAAGGTGTGGCATATTCGTCTCGACATTTTGGCATACCTTCTGTAATCGTGATGCCGGAAGCGACACCATTGCTCAAGGTTGGCGCGACAAAAGAGCTTGGTGCAGAGGTGGTGCTTGCTGGTGATAATTATGATGAAGCCTATCAAAAAGCTTTGCAAATTGCACAAGAGAGGGATTTAGTATTTATTCACCCTTTTGCCGATGAAGAAGTGATAGCAGGGCAAGGAACGATTGCCTTAGAAATGATGGAACAAATGGATAATATTGATACGGTGGTTGTGCCAGTAGGTGGAGGAGGATTGATAGGGGGTATAGCAGGTGCGTATAAAGCACTCAAGCCTTCTGTTCGGATTGTCGGTGTAGTGGCTAAGGGTGCAGATGCAATGAAACGATCTTTTGAGCAAGGACATATCCAAAAGGTAGATTCTGTGCGGACTATTGCTGATGGTATTGCTGTGCGTGATGTGAATGCGCTTAATTTTGAATTGATACAAAAATATGTTGATGTGATGGTGAGCGTTGATGATGAAGAGATAGCAAGCGCAATTTTGTTTTTGATTGAAAAGCAAAAACTTGTTGTAGAAGGCGCGGGCGCAGCTTGTGTGGCAAGTGTATTGCGTCATAAGTTTGATATTAATCCTAAAGAAAATGTGGCTTTAGTGCTTAGCGGAGGCAATATTGATGTAAGTATGCTAGGTTTGATCATTGAAAAAGGTTTATTAAAAACACATCGCAAGATGAAATTTGAAGTGTGTTTGGTTGATAAGCCCGGTAGCTTACAGAATCTGACAGATATTCTCACAAAAGCGGGAGCTAATATTGTGCAAATCGACTATGATAGGACATCTGCGACATTAGAATATGGAGATGCGCTTGTTACAATGGCATTAGAGACAAAAGGCAAAGAACATAAGGAGCTTGTTTTTGAGCAACTTCGCAAAAATGGTTACCATTTCAAAGAGATCAATTAG